In Janibacter alkaliphilus, the following proteins share a genomic window:
- a CDS encoding M24 family metallopeptidase — protein MSATPETTPESDTGIPRSEYDQRLARVRARMADQGLSALLVTDPANLYYLTGYDAWSFYTPQVLVVPAEDDIVLYARHIDAQGAHRTAWLPLEQIVGYPENHIHRPHFHPFDWVAFDMRRRGLVGRIHGVVGLEMDSHFFSPKAYRALVAAIPEWRFVDCFELVNWVRAVKSDREIQLMRTAARVTTKAMEAALGSIGEGVPQNVVAGEIMRAQALGDGDAWGDYPSIVPLLPTGEAADTPHLTWTDRRFRAGDGVLLELAGAHRRYHVPLTRTVVLGEPAPEVVALEQAVADGLQRLLDTARAGVPASRLAEAWTFALAEHGLTKPSRLGYSIGIGYPPDWGERTMSIRSEESTVLEPNMTFHVICSMWISGAGYGVSESVRITETGVETFTSLPRGLIRV, from the coding sequence ATGAGCGCCACGCCCGAGACCACGCCCGAGTCCGACACCGGGATCCCGCGCAGCGAGTACGACCAGCGGCTGGCCCGGGTGCGGGCCAGGATGGCCGACCAGGGGCTGTCCGCGCTGCTGGTCACCGATCCGGCGAACCTCTACTACCTCACCGGCTACGACGCCTGGTCCTTCTACACCCCGCAGGTGCTCGTCGTCCCGGCCGAGGACGACATCGTCCTCTACGCGCGGCACATCGACGCCCAGGGCGCCCACCGCACCGCCTGGCTGCCGCTGGAGCAGATCGTCGGCTACCCGGAGAACCACATCCACCGGCCGCACTTCCACCCCTTCGACTGGGTCGCCTTCGACATGCGCCGGCGCGGCCTCGTCGGGCGGATCCACGGCGTGGTCGGGCTGGAGATGGACTCCCACTTCTTCTCGCCCAAGGCCTACCGGGCGCTGGTCGCGGCCATCCCGGAGTGGCGCTTCGTCGACTGCTTCGAGCTGGTGAACTGGGTGCGCGCGGTCAAGTCCGACCGGGAGATCCAGCTGATGCGCACCGCCGCCCGGGTGACGACGAAGGCGATGGAGGCCGCCCTGGGGAGCATCGGGGAGGGCGTCCCGCAGAACGTCGTGGCGGGCGAGATCATGCGTGCCCAGGCCCTCGGCGACGGCGACGCCTGGGGCGACTACCCCTCGATCGTGCCGCTGCTGCCGACCGGCGAGGCGGCCGACACCCCGCACCTGACCTGGACCGACCGCCGCTTCCGGGCCGGCGACGGTGTGCTGCTGGAGCTGGCCGGGGCGCACCGTCGCTACCACGTGCCGCTCACCCGGACCGTCGTGCTCGGCGAGCCCGCCCCTGAGGTGGTGGCGCTGGAGCAGGCCGTCGCCGACGGGCTGCAGCGGCTGCTGGACACCGCCCGCGCCGGGGTGCCGGCCTCGCGGCTGGCCGAGGCGTGGACCTTCGCCCTGGCCGAGCACGGCCTGACCAAGCCCTCGCGGCTGGGCTACTCCATCGGCATCGGCTACCCGCCGGACTGGGGGGAGCGGACGATGAGCATCCGCAGCGAGGAGTCCACGGTGCTCGAGCCGAACATGACCTTCCACGTCATCTGCAGCATGTGGATCTCCGGCGCTGGCTACGGCGTCTCTGAGTCGGTGCGGATCACCGAGACCGGCGTGGAGACCTTCACCAGCCTGCCGCGGGGGCTCATCCGGGTCTGA
- a CDS encoding LysM peptidoglycan-binding domain-containing protein yields the protein MTATALSASSHSLATARPVPAGHPADRAGVRRRHLVSLPTGEQVTPAAAPTVRVTRRGRLVLTSAVLGVALATGAVAAWPAGATATPEVVTVTEGQTLGEIARAELPDLPMAEAVSALVVANDLGSAHVHAGQELVIPAA from the coding sequence ATGACCGCGACCGCGCTCAGCGCCAGCAGCCACAGCCTCGCCACCGCTCGCCCCGTGCCTGCCGGGCACCCCGCCGACCGGGCGGGGGTGCGGCGGCGCCACCTCGTCTCGCTGCCCACTGGGGAGCAGGTCACGCCCGCCGCGGCACCGACCGTGCGGGTGACCCGGCGCGGTCGCCTCGTCTTGACGTCGGCGGTGCTCGGCGTCGCCCTGGCCACCGGCGCCGTCGCCGCCTGGCCGGCCGGCGCGACCGCGACCCCGGAGGTCGTCACGGTGACGGAGGGGCAGACCCTCGGCGAGATCGCCCGCGCCGAGCTGCCGGACCTGCCGATGGCCGAGGCGGTCTCTGCCCTCGTCGTGGCTAACGACCTCGGCAGCGCCCACGTGCACGCCGGCCAGGAGCTCGTGATCCCGGCGGCCTGA
- the nrdR gene encoding transcriptional regulator NrdR, giving the protein MHCPFCRNPDSRVIDSRTADDGSTIRRRRECPVCQRRFTTLESASLNVTKRSGAAEPFSRAKVLVGVRKACQGRPVSEDDLALLAQRVEESIRARGSAEIDAHEVGMAILGPLRELDEVAYLRFASVYQSFDSLEDFQAAIAVLRAERDASEHPTTAEEAAP; this is encoded by the coding sequence GTGCACTGCCCGTTCTGCCGCAACCCCGACTCCCGGGTCATCGACAGCCGCACCGCCGACGACGGCAGCACCATCCGCCGCCGTCGGGAGTGCCCGGTCTGCCAGCGCCGCTTCACCACGCTGGAGAGCGCCAGCCTCAACGTGACGAAGCGGTCCGGGGCGGCTGAGCCGTTCAGCCGGGCCAAGGTGCTCGTCGGGGTCCGCAAGGCCTGCCAGGGTCGACCGGTCTCCGAGGACGACCTGGCCCTGCTGGCCCAGCGCGTGGAGGAGTCCATCCGGGCGCGGGGCAGCGCCGAGATCGACGCCCACGAGGTCGGCATGGCCATCCTGGGGCCGCTGCGCGAGCTCGACGAGGTCGCCTACCTGCGCTTCGCCTCGGTGTACCAGTCGTTCGACTCCCTCGAGGACTTCCAGGCCGCGATCGCGGTGCTGCGGGCCGAGCGGGACGCGAGCGAGCACCCGACCACGGCCGAGGAGGCCGCCCCCTAG
- a CDS encoding vitamin B12-dependent ribonucleotide reductase yields MTETAGTSRARRGARRKGITIERIFTTEGVHPYDEVTWQKRDVVQQNWKTGETIFEQRGVEFPDFWSINASTIVTTKYFRGAVGTPARETGLKQLIDRVVLTYTAAGKEHGYFATDADAEIFEHELTYALLHQIFSFNSPVWFNVGTRSPQQVSACFILSVDDSMDSILNWYKEEGFIFKGGSGAGLNLSRIRSSKELLSSGGTASGPVSFMRGADASAGTIKSGGATRRAAKMVVLDVDHPDIEEFVDTKAREEDKIRALRDAGFDMDLGGSDIHSVQYQNANNSVRVSDDFMRAVEEGSEFGLTSREDGSVIDTVDAQRLFSKIAKAAWECADPGIQYDDTINDWHTNPESGRITASNPCSEYMSLDNSSCNLASLNLLKFLRDDDTFDAATFQKVAELVITAMDISICFADFPTDPIGETTRDYRQLGIGYANLGALLMATGHGYDSDGGRSLAASITSLLTGAAYKRSAELAGVVGPYAGYARNSDAHDRVMRKHQAANDQIRTMHTMDKDIHAHATKAWEAVVKTGEKNGFRNAQASVLAPTGTIGFMMDCDTTGVEPDFSLVKFKKLVGGGSMQIVNLTIPRALHRLGYAEETVEAIVEYIADKGHVIDAPGLKPEHYEVFDTAMGARAISPMGHVRMMAAVQPFLSGAISKTVNLPESATVEEIEDVYLQGWKLGLKALAVYRDNCKVGQPLSDGGSKGEEATTEAAPEKTVEYRPMRRRLPKRRTSQTTSFAVGGAEGYLTAGTYDDGELGEIFLKFGKQGSTLAGLMDAFSIAISIALQHGVPLDTYVEKFTNLRFEPAGMTDDPDVRMAQSIMDYVFRRLALDYLDFDTRSFMGIHTAEERARQLETGSYEASSSSDDSDDDYEGELESFSQSAATRAERAEAKQEEHADEVTSGAGAASARETSTDVHSSAELLEKFQGKTADAPMCMTCGTKMRPAGSCYVCEGCGSTSGCS; encoded by the coding sequence ATGACCGAGACCGCCGGTACGTCGCGCGCACGCCGCGGAGCCCGTCGCAAGGGCATCACCATCGAGCGGATCTTCACCACCGAGGGGGTCCACCCCTACGACGAGGTGACCTGGCAGAAGCGGGACGTCGTCCAGCAGAACTGGAAGACCGGCGAGACGATCTTCGAGCAGCGCGGGGTGGAGTTCCCCGACTTCTGGTCGATCAACGCGAGCACCATCGTCACGACCAAGTACTTCCGCGGCGCCGTGGGCACCCCGGCCCGCGAGACCGGTCTCAAGCAGCTCATCGACCGGGTCGTGCTCACCTACACCGCGGCCGGCAAGGAGCACGGCTACTTCGCCACCGACGCCGACGCCGAGATCTTCGAGCACGAGCTGACCTACGCGCTGCTGCACCAGATCTTCAGCTTCAACTCGCCGGTCTGGTTCAACGTCGGGACCCGCTCGCCGCAGCAGGTCAGCGCCTGCTTCATCCTCTCGGTCGACGACTCCATGGACTCGATCCTCAACTGGTACAAGGAGGAGGGCTTCATCTTCAAGGGCGGCTCTGGCGCCGGCCTGAACCTCTCCCGGATCCGCTCCTCCAAGGAGCTGCTCTCCTCCGGCGGCACCGCCTCCGGCCCGGTCTCCTTCATGCGCGGCGCCGACGCCTCCGCCGGCACCATCAAGTCCGGCGGGGCCACCCGGCGGGCCGCGAAGATGGTCGTCCTGGACGTCGACCACCCGGACATCGAGGAGTTCGTCGACACCAAGGCGCGCGAGGAGGACAAGATCCGCGCGCTGCGCGACGCCGGCTTCGACATGGACCTCGGCGGCTCGGACATCCACTCGGTGCAGTACCAGAACGCCAACAACTCGGTCCGGGTCAGCGACGACTTCATGCGCGCGGTCGAGGAGGGCTCCGAGTTCGGGCTCACCTCCCGCGAGGACGGCTCGGTCATCGACACCGTCGACGCCCAGCGGCTCTTCTCCAAGATCGCCAAGGCGGCCTGGGAGTGCGCCGACCCGGGCATCCAGTACGACGACACGATCAACGACTGGCACACCAACCCCGAGTCCGGCCGGATCACCGCGTCCAACCCGTGCAGCGAGTACATGTCCCTGGACAACTCCAGCTGCAACCTGGCCTCGCTGAACCTGCTGAAGTTCCTCCGCGACGACGACACCTTCGACGCGGCCACCTTCCAGAAGGTCGCCGAGCTGGTCATCACCGCGATGGACATCTCCATCTGCTTCGCCGACTTCCCGACGGACCCGATCGGGGAGACCACCCGCGACTACCGCCAGCTGGGCATCGGCTACGCCAACCTGGGCGCCCTGCTCATGGCCACCGGTCACGGCTACGACAGCGACGGCGGCCGCTCGCTGGCCGCCTCGATCACCTCGCTGCTCACCGGTGCCGCCTACAAGCGCTCGGCCGAGCTGGCCGGGGTCGTCGGCCCCTACGCCGGCTACGCCCGCAACAGCGACGCCCACGACCGGGTGATGCGCAAGCACCAGGCCGCCAACGACCAGATCCGGACCATGCACACCATGGACAAGGACATCCACGCCCACGCCACCAAGGCGTGGGAGGCCGTGGTCAAGACCGGTGAGAAGAACGGCTTCCGCAACGCCCAGGCGTCGGTGCTCGCCCCCACCGGGACGATCGGCTTCATGATGGACTGCGACACCACCGGGGTGGAGCCGGACTTCTCCCTGGTGAAGTTCAAGAAGCTCGTCGGCGGCGGCTCGATGCAGATCGTCAACCTGACGATCCCGCGCGCGCTGCACCGGCTCGGCTATGCCGAGGAGACCGTCGAGGCGATCGTCGAGTACATCGCTGACAAGGGTCACGTCATCGACGCCCCCGGCCTGAAGCCGGAGCACTACGAGGTCTTCGACACCGCCATGGGCGCCCGGGCGATCAGCCCGATGGGTCACGTGCGGATGATGGCCGCGGTCCAGCCCTTCCTCTCCGGCGCGATCAGCAAGACGGTCAACCTGCCGGAGTCGGCCACCGTCGAGGAGATCGAGGACGTCTACCTGCAGGGGTGGAAGCTGGGCCTGAAGGCGCTGGCGGTCTACCGCGACAACTGCAAGGTGGGCCAGCCGCTCTCCGACGGCGGGTCGAAGGGCGAGGAGGCCACCACCGAGGCCGCGCCGGAGAAGACGGTCGAGTACCGCCCGATGCGGCGCCGGCTGCCCAAGCGGCGCACCTCGCAGACGACGAGCTTCGCCGTCGGCGGGGCCGAGGGGTACCTCACCGCGGGCACCTACGACGACGGCGAGCTGGGCGAGATCTTCCTGAAGTTCGGCAAGCAGGGCTCGACCCTGGCCGGTCTCATGGACGCCTTCTCGATCGCCATCTCGATCGCGCTGCAGCACGGGGTGCCGCTGGACACCTACGTGGAGAAGTTCACCAACCTGCGCTTCGAGCCGGCCGGCATGACCGACGACCCGGACGTGCGGATGGCGCAGTCGATCATGGACTACGTCTTCCGTCGCCTGGCGCTGGATTACCTCGACTTCGACACCCGCTCGTTCATGGGCATCCACACCGCCGAGGAGCGGGCCCGTCAGCTCGAGACCGGCTCCTACGAGGCCAGCTCCTCCAGCGACGACTCCGACGACGACTACGAGGGCGAGCTGGAGTCCTTCAGCCAGTCGGCGGCCACCCGCGCCGAGCGCGCGGAGGCCAAGCAGGAAGAGCACGCCGACGAGGTGACCTCGGGCGCCGGCGCCGCCTCGGCCCGGGAGACCTCCACCGACGTGCACTCCTCGGCCGAGCTGCTGGAGAAGTTCCAGGGCAAGACCGCGGACGCGCCGATGTGCATGACCTGCGGGACGAAGATGCGCCCCGCCGGCTCCTGCTACGTCTGCGAGGGCTGCGGCTCCACCAGCGGCTGCAGCTGA
- a CDS encoding DUF6891 domain-containing protein: MEKDETADGSAGRRGEADLTGWIRLQMASGLRSSGEIVEALLAGAAGDRLPDADWESAGRESAERRGDERAGDERASGLQAGDELLGRGELEELVARVAAQYREQQPGPSADAQALVSAARGLTTIGLLVALGDEEDETLAREAALRRAAAARAGGAIITGCVYASRAAVEDMVLLGRLELGVAALEEDEHSAVGAQLASALGGGPIQAQAATLGRDVVDQLVAAGLPARWDGGPGSPVVVEPIAYAAPLVD, encoded by the coding sequence ATGGAGAAGGACGAGACCGCCGACGGATCGGCGGGACGCCGGGGGGAGGCTGACCTCACCGGGTGGATCAGGCTGCAGATGGCCAGCGGGTTGCGCTCCAGCGGCGAGATCGTCGAGGCGTTGCTCGCCGGTGCGGCCGGGGACCGGCTGCCCGACGCCGACTGGGAGAGCGCCGGCCGGGAGAGCGCCGAGCGACGCGGTGACGAGCGAGCCGGTGACGAGCGGGCCAGTGGTCTACAGGCTGGTGACGAGCTCCTGGGCCGTGGGGAGCTCGAGGAGCTGGTCGCCCGGGTGGCGGCGCAGTACCGGGAGCAGCAACCGGGACCGTCGGCGGATGCCCAGGCGCTGGTGTCGGCGGCCCGCGGGCTGACCACGATCGGGCTGCTCGTGGCGCTCGGCGACGAGGAGGACGAGACCCTGGCGCGCGAGGCGGCGCTGCGCCGCGCCGCCGCGGCCCGGGCAGGTGGCGCGATCATCACCGGCTGCGTCTACGCCTCACGGGCCGCGGTCGAGGACATGGTGCTGCTGGGGCGGCTCGAGCTCGGGGTGGCCGCGCTCGAGGAGGACGAGCACAGCGCCGTCGGGGCGCAGCTGGCCTCCGCCCTGGGTGGCGGGCCGATCCAGGCTCAGGCGGCGACCCTGGGGCGGGACGTCGTCGACCAGCTGGTCGCGGCCGGGCTGCCCGCTCGGTGGGACGGCGGGCCGGGCTCACCGGTCGTCGTCGAACCGATCGCCTACGCCGCTCCCCTGGTGGACTGA
- a CDS encoding DUF2510 domain-containing protein, translated as MSDWAAGWYPDPEQDGQIRYWDGGSWTEHRQPTPEGFGVEQPGAGASSGDAGDSGVDEATRVRPSSERAPETQAMPASESSPAEGSQPPSYGGGETGSSSYGQSSYGQQDSGYGQSSYGQQESGYGQGGYGQSSYDQQESGYGQGGYGQSSYGQQDSGYGQGGYGQSSYGQQDSGYGQGGYGQSSYGAGQQGQPGQEAQSEDGKKRNLTLPIIAAVVVLVLAIALCVGGIFFFTGDDESEGTGSSSSSSSSSTSESSSSSSSSDPTSSSSSSSSSSSATPTGSSSTGSDGVRSAEFDKTYSGSGAEVIKVPPGDGPGLVEVEYTGESNFVVKGQDTNGSDTGDLVFNTIGDTTGTGAYNLTSYGGGTNRLAIEGDGDWKITYKKIESAPTFGSSESGSGSKVFKWEGGSADIESTFTAPSDSFLGDFVVTAVGGDSPDRLVSEFEDFEGTTTVQDGTEYLVIEASGDWEITKK; from the coding sequence ATGAGCGACTGGGCGGCCGGCTGGTACCCGGACCCTGAGCAGGACGGACAGATCCGCTACTGGGACGGCGGCTCGTGGACCGAGCACCGTCAGCCGACCCCCGAGGGCTTCGGGGTCGAGCAGCCGGGGGCGGGCGCGTCCTCGGGTGACGCCGGTGACTCGGGCGTCGACGAGGCGACCCGGGTGCGCCCCAGCAGCGAGCGGGCTCCCGAGACCCAGGCCATGCCGGCGTCGGAGTCCTCGCCCGCCGAGGGCAGCCAGCCGCCGAGCTACGGCGGCGGCGAGACCGGGTCGTCGTCCTACGGCCAGTCCTCGTACGGTCAGCAGGACTCCGGCTACGGCCAGTCCTCCTACGGTCAGCAGGAGTCCGGCTACGGGCAGGGTGGCTACGGCCAGTCCTCCTACGATCAGCAGGAGTCCGGCTACGGGCAGGGTGGCTACGGCCAGTCCTCCTACGGTCAGCAGGACTCCGGCTACGGCCAGGGTGGCTACGGCCAGTCCTCCTACGGTCAGCAGGACTCCGGCTACGGCCAGGGCGGCTACGGCCAGTCCTCCTACGGCGCGGGTCAGCAGGGCCAGCCGGGGCAGGAGGCGCAGTCCGAGGACGGGAAGAAGCGCAACCTCACACTGCCGATCATCGCCGCGGTGGTGGTCCTGGTGCTCGCCATCGCGCTGTGCGTCGGCGGCATCTTCTTCTTCACCGGGGACGACGAGAGCGAGGGCACCGGCTCCTCCTCGAGCAGCAGCTCCAGCTCCACGAGCGAGAGCTCGAGCAGCTCCAGCTCGAGCGACCCGACCTCGTCGAGCTCGTCCTCCTCCAGCAGCAGCTCCGCGACGCCGACCGGCTCGAGCAGCACCGGCAGCGACGGGGTGCGTTCGGCGGAGTTCGACAAGACCTACAGCGGCAGCGGCGCCGAGGTGATCAAGGTGCCGCCGGGTGACGGTCCGGGGCTGGTCGAGGTCGAGTACACCGGCGAGAGCAACTTCGTCGTCAAGGGTCAGGACACCAACGGCTCGGACACCGGCGACCTGGTCTTCAACACCATCGGCGACACCACCGGGACGGGCGCCTACAACCTCACCAGCTACGGGGGCGGCACCAACCGCCTGGCGATCGAGGGCGACGGCGACTGGAAGATCACCTACAAGAAGATCGAGAGCGCCCCGACCTTCGGCTCCAGCGAGAGCGGCAGCGGGTCCAAGGTCTTCAAGTGGGAGGGCGGCAGCGCGGACATCGAGTCCACCTTCACCGCCCCGTCGGACAGCTTCCTCGGCGACTTCGTCGTCACCGCGGTCGGCGGCGACTCCCCGGACCGGCTGGTCAGCGAGTTCGAGGACTTCGAGGGCACGACGACGGTGCAGGACGGCACGGAGTACCTCGTCATCGAGGCCAGCGGCGACTGGGAGATCACCAAGAAGTGA
- a CDS encoding L-serine ammonia-lyase: MALSVFDLFSVGIGPSSSHTVGPMRAAVLFVEQLEQDGLLDAVDGVRCELFGSLGATGHGHGSYSAVLLGLGGERPETCDPRAVADRLEEIGRTGRISLLGRHEIALDPDRDVVLHRRASLPLHPNGMRFAALDEDGAALATHTYYSVGGGFVVGEDASGSTRIVEDRTPVAHPFTTGDALLARCADTGLSIDRLMLENERSWRDEEQVRSGLLHIWSVMRECIDNGLSTEGVLPGGLRVRRRAPDLHRRLVEEAGREEAGADPLRGMDWLTLYALAVNEENAAGGRVVTAPTNGAAGIIPAVLRYYVEHVPGADEDGIVRFLLTAGAIGVIYKENASISGAEVGCQGEVGSACSMAAGAMAAVLGGTPAQVENAAEIGMEHNLGLTCDPVGGLVQIPCIERNAVAAVKAITAARTALRGDGSHVVSLDKVVATMRDTGRDMKVKYKETARGGLALNVVAVNVIEC, encoded by the coding sequence GTGGCACTGAGCGTCTTCGACCTCTTCTCGGTGGGCATCGGCCCCTCCAGCTCGCACACGGTCGGTCCGATGCGGGCGGCCGTCCTCTTCGTCGAGCAGCTGGAGCAGGACGGCCTGCTCGACGCCGTCGACGGGGTACGGTGCGAGCTCTTCGGCTCCCTCGGCGCCACCGGCCACGGTCACGGCTCCTACTCCGCGGTGCTGCTCGGGCTCGGTGGCGAGCGACCGGAGACCTGCGACCCCCGGGCGGTCGCCGACCGCCTCGAGGAGATCGGCCGGACCGGGCGGATCAGCCTGCTGGGTCGGCACGAGATCGCGCTGGACCCGGATCGCGACGTCGTGCTGCACCGCCGCGCCAGCCTGCCGTTGCACCCCAACGGGATGCGGTTCGCCGCGCTGGACGAGGACGGCGCCGCGCTGGCCACGCACACCTACTACTCGGTCGGCGGCGGGTTCGTCGTCGGCGAGGACGCCTCCGGCTCGACCCGGATCGTCGAGGACCGCACCCCGGTGGCGCACCCCTTCACCACCGGGGACGCGCTGCTGGCGCGCTGCGCCGACACGGGGCTGTCCATCGACCGGCTGATGCTGGAGAACGAGCGGTCGTGGCGCGACGAGGAGCAGGTGCGCTCCGGGCTGCTGCACATCTGGTCGGTGATGCGCGAGTGCATCGACAACGGGCTGAGCACCGAAGGGGTGCTGCCCGGGGGCCTGCGGGTGCGCCGGCGCGCGCCCGACCTGCATCGCCGGCTGGTGGAGGAGGCGGGCCGCGAGGAGGCGGGCGCCGACCCCCTTCGCGGGATGGACTGGCTGACCCTCTACGCGCTGGCGGTCAACGAGGAGAACGCCGCCGGGGGCCGGGTGGTGACCGCCCCGACCAACGGCGCGGCCGGGATCATCCCGGCGGTGCTGCGCTACTACGTCGAGCACGTGCCCGGCGCCGACGAGGACGGGATCGTGCGCTTCCTGCTGACGGCCGGGGCGATCGGGGTGATCTACAAGGAGAACGCGTCGATCAGCGGGGCCGAGGTGGGCTGCCAGGGAGAGGTGGGCTCGGCCTGCTCGATGGCGGCCGGGGCGATGGCCGCGGTGCTCGGCGGCACCCCGGCCCAGGTGGAGAACGCCGCCGAGATCGGCATGGAGCACAACCTCGGGCTGACCTGCGACCCGGTCGGCGGTCTGGTGCAGATCCCGTGCATCGAGCGCAACGCGGTCGCCGCGGTCAAGGCCATCACCGCCGCCCGGACCGCGCTGCGCGGGGACGGCAGCCACGTGGTCTCGCTGGACAAGGTCGTCGCGACGATGCGGGACACCGGGCGCGACATGAAGGTGAAGTACAAGGAGACCGCCCGGGGCGGGCTGGCCCTGAATGTCGTGGCGGTCAACGTCATCGAGTGCTGA
- a CDS encoding carboxyl transferase domain-containing protein — translation MPRRPGAHELVDQVVDEASFVSWDEPISRDGLDEGYRQALDAAAARAGTDESVITGRARIEGHDVALVVGEFAFLGGSIGRAAAGRIVAAVRRATAERLPLVAATASGGTRMQEGTPAFVTMVDISAAVVAHKAAGLPYLVYLRHPTTGGVFASWGSLGHMTIAEPGALVGFLGPVVYETLHGEPFPAGVQVSENLVANGIIDAAVPTEELAPVAARALRLLSTRSTPAPDVVAPVEAAPPAGVALGGYASHPEPSDEEIARVWASVTTTRRADRPGVRELLRHAADDVIPLNGTGHGESDQGVMLALASFGGRPCVLAGQDRRYQVEQSMGPAALREARRGMAMADQLGLPLVTVIDTPGADLSRHAEEGALAGEIARSLADMTTLGVPSVSVLLGQGTGGGALALLPARRVIAAEHGWLSPLPPEGASAIVYKDTEHAALLATRQRVGSAQMLADGVVDVVVPERPAAHEDPEGFAAAVGAEIARQVQLQLDEG, via the coding sequence ATGCCACGACGCCCCGGTGCCCACGAGCTCGTCGACCAGGTCGTCGACGAGGCCAGCTTCGTCTCCTGGGACGAGCCGATCTCCCGGGACGGGCTGGACGAGGGCTACCGGCAGGCCCTGGACGCCGCCGCGGCGCGGGCCGGCACCGACGAGTCGGTGATCACCGGCCGGGCCCGGATCGAGGGGCACGACGTCGCCCTGGTCGTCGGCGAGTTCGCCTTCCTCGGTGGGTCGATCGGCCGGGCCGCCGCCGGGCGGATCGTCGCCGCCGTGCGCCGGGCGACCGCCGAGCGGCTGCCGCTGGTCGCGGCCACCGCCAGCGGCGGCACCCGGATGCAGGAGGGCACGCCCGCCTTCGTCACGATGGTGGACATCTCCGCGGCGGTGGTGGCGCACAAGGCCGCCGGGCTGCCCTACCTGGTCTACCTGCGGCACCCGACCACCGGCGGGGTCTTCGCCTCGTGGGGGTCGCTGGGGCACATGACGATCGCCGAGCCGGGCGCCCTGGTCGGCTTCCTCGGCCCCGTGGTCTACGAGACGCTGCACGGCGAGCCCTTCCCGGCCGGGGTGCAGGTCTCGGAGAACCTCGTGGCCAACGGGATCATCGACGCGGCTGTGCCGACCGAGGAGCTGGCACCGGTCGCCGCGCGGGCGCTGCGCCTGCTCTCCACCCGCAGCACGCCGGCACCCGACGTGGTCGCGCCGGTCGAGGCCGCGCCCCCGGCGGGTGTGGCCCTGGGCGGGTACGCCAGCCACCCCGAGCCCTCCGACGAGGAGATCGCGCGGGTGTGGGCCTCGGTGACCACCACCCGCCGGGCGGACCGGCCCGGGGTGCGCGAGCTGCTGCGGCACGCCGCCGACGACGTGATCCCGCTCAACGGCACCGGGCACGGCGAGTCCGACCAGGGCGTCATGCTGGCGCTGGCCTCCTTCGGCGGGCGGCCCTGCGTGCTGGCCGGTCAGGACCGCCGCTACCAGGTGGAGCAGTCGATGGGCCCGGCGGCGCTGCGCGAGGCGCGCCGGGGCATGGCCATGGCCGACCAGCTCGGCCTGCCGCTGGTCACGGTCATCGACACCCCGGGGGCGGACCTGTCCCGGCACGCCGAGGAGGGCGCGCTGGCCGGCGAGATCGCCCGGTCGCTGGCGGACATGACCACCCTGGGGGTGCCCAGCGTGTCGGTGCTGCTCGGCCAGGGCACCGGGGGCGGCGCGCTGGCGCTGCTGCCGGCACGTCGGGTGATCGCCGCCGAGCACGGCTGGCTGAGCCCGCTGCCGCCGGAGGGGGCCAGCGCCATCGTCTACAAGGACACCGAGCACGCCGCGCTGCTGGCCACGCGGCAGCGGGTCGGCTCGGCCCAGATGCTCGCCGACGGGGTGGTCGACGTCGTCGTGCCGGAGCGGCCGGCGGCGCACGAGGACCCGGAGGGCTTCGCCGCCGCCGTCGGCGCCGAGATCGCCCGGCAGGTGCAGCTCCAGCTCGACGAGGGCTGA
- a CDS encoding nitroreductase/quinone reductase family protein encodes MSTHKFSWAHDQAAQILEAGDTAVVDIMDRSVVLLHTIGARSGQVRHVPLMRVEHDGAYAAVGSAGGQEKDPHWVHNLRANPQIELLDGRESLQVTVRELAPGPERDAWWERCVAAFPPYAEYQERAERLIPLFLLEPAG; translated from the coding sequence ATGAGCACCCACAAGTTCTCCTGGGCCCACGACCAGGCCGCCCAGATCCTCGAGGCCGGCGACACCGCGGTGGTCGACATCATGGACCGCTCGGTGGTGCTGCTGCACACCATCGGCGCGCGCTCGGGGCAGGTGCGCCACGTCCCGCTGATGCGGGTCGAGCACGACGGCGCCTACGCCGCCGTCGGCAGCGCTGGCGGCCAGGAGAAGGACCCGCACTGGGTGCACAACCTGCGCGCCAACCCGCAGATCGAGCTCCTGGACGGCCGGGAGAGCCTGCAGGTGACGGTGCGCGAGCTGGCCCCGGGGCCGGAGCGGGACGCCTGGTGGGAGCGCTGCGTGGCCGCCTTCCCGCCCTACGCGGAGTACCAGGAGCGGGCCGAGCGGCTCATCCCGCTCTTCCTGCTCGAGCCTGCCGGCTGA